The DNA segment CAGGGCCGCGTCGAGCGCCGGCAGCGCGTGCCCCATGCGCTGCCGCTTCGCCTCCAGGTAACCCTGGCTGAACGGGTTCGTCCCCACGATCGAGGGCTCGCGCGTCTCGACCCGCGTCCCGAACTGGCGCAGCGCCTGCACCTTGAGCGGGTTGTTCGTCATGAGCTGGATCGAGGCGACGCCGAGGTGCTCCAGCATCGCCGCGGCGGGCGCGTAATCCCGCGCGTCGTCCGGCAGCCCGAGCAGCCGGTTCGCGTCGACGGTGTCGTGCCCGCGAGACTGCAGGTCGTACGCCCGGATCTTGTTGGAGAGCCCGATGCCCCGTCCCTCCTGGCGCAGGTACAACACGACGCCCTGCCCGCGCCGCGCGATCTCGGCCTGCGCCGCCTCGAGCTGGCCCCGGCAGTCGCACTTGAGCGAGCCGAAGACCTCGCTCGTCAGGCACTCCGAGTGCACCCGGACGAGGACGGACGAGCGTCCTCGCACATCCCCCATCACCAGCGCCACGTGGTCCGGCGACAAGCCGCTCTCCGCGGCTTGCTCCCCGTACCGGAACACGATCATGTCGAACAAACCCGTCTGCGTCGGCACCGGGGCCTTCGCCAGTATCTCGAGCCGAGGCCGTATCACCACGTCGGGGACGTACATCTCGCTCTCCTCCGCGTATGCGTGGACGTGTATAGCATCTCCCGGGAGATCCCAGGTTGCTCGGGAGCTCCGGGGGTTGCTTACGTAGCGTAAGGCCCCGGGCGTGACAAGGTCGGGAGCGCCCGGACGCCCCGCCGCGGGTCCGAAGAGGACAAACCCGCGGGCTCGCCCGCCCGCGTTCCGCCGAGCCCCCGCGCTCCGCCTTCGAGCAAGCTTCCGACGCCGCCCCGCTACCCGCCATGAGCCACCTGCCCACGCTCGTCGTGTTCGTCGCGACCTACGCCTTGATCGCCTTCCGGCGGCTGTCGCTCCTTCCGATCGGCAGGCCCGGGGGCGCGCTCGCCGGGGCCTGCGTGATGGTCGTGCTCGCGTCGATCGAGCCGCGCTGGGGCATCGACGCGGAGGCGGCCTTCGCCGCGGTCGAGCCGAACACGATCGGGCTCTTGCTCGGGATGATGCTGCTCTCGGCGGCGCTCGCCGAGGCCGGGTTCTTCGAGAGGGCCGCGTCGTTCCTGCTCACGCGGCAGCCCTCGCCGGTCGGGCTCCTGTACGGGACGACGCTCGCCTCGGGCGTGCTCTCGGCGGTGCTGGTGAACGATCCCGTGTGCGTGCTCTTCGCGCCCGTCGTGGACGCGACGGCGCGCCGGGCGGGCCTGCCGCGCGTGCCGTACCTGCTCGCGCTGGCGATGGGGGCAAACGCGGGCAGCGCCATGACGCTCGCGGGGAACCCGCAGAACATGCTCGTCGCGCACCTGTCGGGCCTGTCGTACCGGGACTACCTCCTCCGCGGCGGACCAGCCGGGTTCCTCGCGTTGCTCGTCACGGCCGCGACGCTGCACTTCCTCTTCCGCAAGCGCCTCGTCGTCTCGAGCGCGACGACGCCCGTCGAACCGGCTGCGATCGCCGCGCCTCGATCCCGCGGCGAGCTCGCGCTCGCGCTCGTCGTGCTCCTCGGCGTCTCGATCGCCTTCCTCGCGGGCGCGAACCTCGCCTTCGCGGCGCTCACGGGCGCGGCGGCGCTGCTCGTCCTTCGCAGGCGTGATCCCACGTCGCTCTTCTCGGGCGTCACGTGGACCGTGCTCGTCTTCTTCGGCGCGCTCTTCATCGTGGCCGCCGCCTTCCAGCGCACGGGCCTCGTCGACGAGGCGCTCGCGGCGGCGCGGCCGTACATCCCAGCCGATCCGGGCGCCTCGATGGTGGCGCTCTCTGCGATGTTCACGCTCGGCTGTCAGGTCGTGAGCAACGTCCCCTTCATCCTGCTCGCCGAGCCCATGATCCGCACGTTGCCCGATCCCACGCTCGCCTGGACGGTCACGGCGATCGCCACGACGCTCGCCGGCAACCTCACGCTGCTCGGCTCCGTCGCGAACATCATCGTCGTCGAGGCCGCGCACGCGGAGGACGAGATCGGGTTCGTCACGTACCTGCGCGCGGGTTTGCCCGTGACGATCACCTCGATGATCGTCGCGATCGGCTACCTCCTGCTCGCGGGTTGATCTAGTCCGTCGCCGACGACAGCAGCGACTTCAACACGTGCCGCGGATACCGCTGCTCGCTCTCGCTGAGCCCGTCCTTCGCCTCGGCCACGAGCGTCCAGAACACCACGTTCACCACGGTCTCCAGCATCCGCCGCAGCTTCGCGGCCTCGGGGTCCAGCGTCTCGGTGCAGATCGCGCGGGCGAGGTGGCCGAGCGCGCGCTCGACCTGCGTGTTCTCCTCCTCGCTCGCGAGACCCACGACGCCGAGCGAGCTCTCCTCCTCGGGCGCGAGCCGGAGCGGGAAGCACAGGATCCACCGGTAGTTCCGCGCGAAGAGGCGGTGATGGTCCGGGCTCGGCTGGTAGATGATGCTCGTCGTCGCGTTCGCATCTCGATGCCACGCCGCCGTCTTGTTGAAGCGGAACGCGTGGCCCGCGACGCCGCTGCCGCAGGCGAACCGCGCCGCCCAGGACTGAGGCCAGAACTGGCCAAACGCCGGGCAGAGCAAACGCAGGCTCGCGTCCCAGATCATGCCCATCCACGAGCCACGCTCGCCGAGCAGGCCCTTCGTGATCGGCACGGTCTGCGCGCCCCAGGGCGAGGCCGTGGCGATCTTCAGGATCGCCGTGCCCACCGCCTCCGTCAGCTTCGCCGACATCGACTGGAGCGACATCGGCTTGCCGCAGCAGCGCTCGAGCAAGGCGCGCGCGGTCCACTTCGCGGCCTCGGGGTACTCCTTGCCGAGCCCTCCGGGGCGATACGCGAGCGAGTACCGGTAGCCCACGATCGGCCCCGGGATCTTGAGCTCGACGTGCGCCTTGCCGACGATGAAGTGCGAGCGGCAGCGCTCCTGCTCGAACTCCACCGGCTCCCAGCGCTGCTCGCCGAACTGCTCGTAGCAGCGCTCCACCATCGGGTACGCGTCCTCGATCGTCGCCCCCGAGCTCTCCGCGAAGACGAGCGCCAGCGTGAGGTGATCGGACTCGAAGCGCACGACGTGCGAGCGGACGTCGTAGCCGTCGATCAGGTTCGGGTACCAGCGATCGCGCTTCTCCAGCAGGTTGAGCTCGGCCTGCGTGAGCGCGACGGCGTTCGAGAGGTGGTAGCTCCACGTCAGGTAACGCTCGGTCTTGTCGGCGCCCTGGAGCATGAAGCGCACGCGCCCGCCGCCGAGCGCCTCCTCCTTCACGTCGCGGCGGCCGCGCCACGTCGTCGCGCGAGGCTCGGCCTGGACGTTGTTGTACGGCGGCTCGAGCACGGCGATCGGCGTCTCGACGGGCGCCACGAAGTCACGCAGCTCCACCTCGACGAGCGCGATGCCGTCGTCGCCGACGCTCCAGATGCGCGTGTGCTCGCGGGCCTTCACGAAGCGCTCGGCTTGCGCGACGGGCTCCCAGTTCACCTCGAAGTACTTGCGCTTCGGCTCGAGCGCGTACTCGCCGGCCTCGCCGTCGCGCTCGTACACCTCGACGCTGACCGTGCTCGGGCTGAGCCGCACCACCGAGAACTGGTTGCCCACGGCGCCGGGGCGCTCGTGCGCGGCCGAGCCGAGCGATCCCGTGGAGATGATGACGAACCGGCTCTTGAAGAGCTCGACGAGCTTCGAGCTCTCCTGGTGCGTGTGGCCGTGGAAGCCGATGCGGAAGCCCGCGGCGTAGAGGGTGCCGACGTCCTGCAGCGTGAGGTAGTCGGGGCGCCCGCGCTCGCTGGTGAAGCCGTGGTGCCAGACGGCGACGCGCAGCGTGTCGCGATCGAGGCCGTTGGCGAAGTCGCGGGCGGCGGAGACCGCGCGGGTCGAGATGCAGGCGCCGGTCCAGTACTTGTCGTTCCGGTGGCAGGAGTTGAAGCCGAAGAAGGCGACCTTCTCCGAGGGGAAGACGTGCGCCGACCAGTGCTCGCGTTCGTTCGCGTCGAGCAGATCGAAGGTCCGACCGCGACCATCCAAGGACTCGCCGTAGAAGCGGTCGAAGAACCGCTGCACGTTCGCGAAGCGCTTGTTGTACTCCGCGCCGACGCGCAGCTTGACGAGGTCGAGGTGTCCGTAACGGCCCACGTCGATGCGCAGATCCGAGAGGTCGGGCGAGCGCTTGAGGCGTTGCATCTCCTGCTCGAGCAGGTCGAAGTCGTGCGCGGTGCGCAGCGTCGTGGCGCGCACGGGCTCGCCGATCTCGGCGCCCCAGTCGACGTCGTGGTTGCCCGGGACGAAGATCACGCGCGCGCGCTCGCGGCCCGCCACGAGGGGCAGGACGCGGTGCTCGGCGAACTCGAGCAGCTCGTCGTACTCGTCGGCGCTGCCGCGCTGGGTGAGGTCCCCGCTGACGACGACGAAGTCGAAGGGCGCCGGGTGCAACGTCCCGAGCGCTTGCGCGGGGTGCATCCACACGTCGTCGAGCGTTTGCCCGGGCTCCGTGACGTGAAGATCCGACAGATGAAGGATGTACATTCGGTCCCAGCGCTACGTCGACGCGCGGACCGCTCTTACGGATCTAGCGGCCGCTCGCAGCGCGTCGCCTCGAGGTCGACGGGTTTTCGGAAGGCACGGACTCACGTTGTGTGTTCGGCGCGAAAGAGCCCGACAGGAGCTCCTTCGTGTACCGCATGGCCTGCATGGCCACCGCGCGGTCGATGACGAAGGGTTCACGAACGAGAACCACTGCATCCTGAAACGCCGCTTCGCGAGGGGCAACAGCGGCGGCCGGGGCCGCGGGTCGGTTCTTGGCGCTCGCACTCATTGGGCATCATCTCCGCAAGGCCGATTTTTCAGATTTTCCAGGAAGACCTGGCCAGAAGGCAAGACAGAGAGCGAGAGACCGAGGCGCCGCAGCGCGACAAAGCCGCGTTTGCCCCGGCACCGCGTGCGCGCGGCGCGATCGTCCCTCGGATCGCGGCTGCGTGACACCCTCGGCCTCCGGCGGTCGGCATGCGCCAATCCTACACGATGTGCAGAAGAAGCAAGCCTGCACCGACGCGGATTGTGCACGTTCGTGTCGCCCGCGGCGAACCCCGGACCGTCCTGGCTGCGGAATGTTCCTTGCAGCATCACGAGCCTGCGGCGCACCTAAAGCCGCGCCTCCCAAACCGCAACAGCCTCGATCGACTTTTCTGCCGGGACGGCACGCGGCGAGCACGCATCGGTCGGTGGAGTTTCCACCCGAGGCCCGGCGCGTCAAGCGTGAGGCGGAGGCGGGACCGGCTCGGCGATCGGCGGCGCAGAGGCGCGACGGAAGCGCGCGAGGCGGGACGCGACGCGGTCGGCGACGACGTAAAACGCCGGCACCACGAGCAGCGAGAGGCCCGTCGAGATCACGAGGCCGCCGATCACCGCGATCGCCATGGGCGCGCGCACCTCGCTGCCCTCGCCGAGCGCGAGCGCGGAAGGGACGGCGGCCATCAGCGTGGCGATGGACGTCATCAGGATGGGCCGGAGGCGAACCGGCCCCGCCTCGAGCATCGCGTCGAGGGCGTTTTTGCCCTCCTTGCGTAACTCGAGCGCGTAATCGACCAGGATGATCGAGTTTTTCTTCACGATCCCCATCAAGAGGACGATCCCGATCATGCTGAAGATGTTGAGCGTCTGCTTCATGAGCAGCAGCGCGAACGCGGCGCCCGCGACGGAGAGCGGGAGGATCGTCAAGACGGTGACCGGGTGCAGGAAGGAGTTGAACTGCGACGCGAGCACCATGTACGCGACGATGATCCCGAGGATCAGCGCGAAGACGAGGCCACCCATGGACTCGCGGAACGCGACCGACGCGCCGCCGAGCACCACGTGGTAACCCGTCGGTACGTCCTTGGCCATCTTCTCCACGAGCGCGAGCGCGTCGCTCTGCGACTTGCCCGGCGCGACGTTGCCGAAGATGGTGATCGCCCGCTCGCGATCACGGCGCGTGATCGCCTGGAGCGCCGGCCGCTCCTCGTACTTCACGAGCGTCGAGAGCGGCACGAGCTCGCCCGTGTTCGTGCGGATCTTGAGGCGCGCGAGGTCCTCGGGCCGCGAGCGCTGGCTCGCGAGCAGGCGCATGCGCACGTCGACGCGCCGCCCGCCCGCGCTGTACTTGCCCACGCGCGCGCCGCCGACGAGCGCGTTCAGCGTCGTCGCGATCTCCTCGACGGAGATGCCGAGATCCGCGGCGCGCGCGCGGTCGGGCACGATGCGTAGCTCGGGCATGCCGAGCTGGTAGTCGGAGTCGAGGTCGACGACGAGCCCGGCCGCCTGGAGCTCGGCCTTCATGCGCTCGCTGTGCCGGACGAGCTCGCTCCACTCGGGCCCGCGGATCGAGAACTCCACGGGGAAGCCACGCGACGCGGTGAAGCCCGACTGCGAGAGGTCCTGCACGACGGCGCGGACGCCCGGGATCGAGTTGAGCTCCTTGCGCAAGACGGCCGCGAACTCGTTCTGCTTGAGCTTGCGCTGGTCGCGGGGCACGAGCGTGGTGAAGATCATGCCGCTGTTGACGGCGCCCGAGCCGAAGCCGCCGACGATCACGAGCGCGCGCTGGACCTCGGGCGCGTTGTTCACGATGGCCTCGGCCTTCGAGACGATCTTGTTGGTCTCGTGGATGTCGGAGCTGACGGCGGTCGTGAGCCGGACCATGAGGCGGCTCTGATCCTGGGAGGGGACGAACTCGCCGGGCAGCGCCTTGAACGCGAAGACCGCGCCCACGAAGAGGCCGACGGACGAGAGCAGCACGAGCGACGGGAAGCGCAGCCCCCGCGCGAGCAGCCACCCGTACCCCTTGCCGAGCTTCTCGAAGGCCTCGTCGACGAAGACGCCGACCTTGCTGCGCCCCTCGCGCGAGGTCACGAGGAGCTGCGCGCAACGCGCGGGCGCGAGCGTGATGGCCTCGACGTACGAGAACGCGACGGCGATGCAGAGCGTCACGCCGAACTGCAAGAAGAAGCGCCCCATCACCCCCTCCATGAAGATGACGGGGATGAAGATCGCGATGACCGCGACGGTCGCGGCGAGCGCGGCGAAGGTGATCTCGGCCGTGCCCTCGCGCGCGGCGCGCACACGATCCTTGCCCTGCTCGGCGTGCCGGAAGATGTTCTCGAGCACCATGATCGCGTCGTCGACCACGATGCCGACCGCGAGCGAGAGGCCGAGGAGCGTGAAGGTGTTCAGCGTGAAGCCGAGGAAGTAGATCGCCGCGACCGTCCCGAGCAGGCTCATCGGGATCGCCAGGATCACGTTCAGCGTGCTCGAGAGCGAGCCGAGGAAGAGCCAGCAGACGAGGGCCGTGAGCACGACCGCGAGGATGAGCTCGAGCTCGATCTCGTGGACCGACTGCTCGATGAACCGGGTCGAGTCGAAGTTGATCGCGAGCTCCATGCCCTCGGGCAAGGTCTTGCGGATCTCGTCGAGCCTCTCCTTCACGCCGTTCGCGACCGCGACCGCGTTCGAGCCGCGTTGCTTGCGGATGCCCATGCCCTGCGCGGGCTGGCCGTTCACGCGCGACATGCGCCGCACGTCCTCGAAGCCGTCCTCGATGAGCGCGACGTCCTCGATGTACGTGGCGACGCCGTCGCTCTCGCGCACCACGATGCGGCGCAACGTGTCGAGGTCGAGCGCCTCGCCGAGGACACGCACGTTCACCTCGCGGCCCGCGGTCTCCAGGCGCCCCGCCGGCATCTCCACGTGCTCGCGGCGCAGGGCCGCCATGACGTCGGTGAC comes from the Polyangium spumosum genome and includes:
- a CDS encoding SLC13 family permease, giving the protein MSHLPTLVVFVATYALIAFRRLSLLPIGRPGGALAGACVMVVLASIEPRWGIDAEAAFAAVEPNTIGLLLGMMLLSAALAEAGFFERAASFLLTRQPSPVGLLYGTTLASGVLSAVLVNDPVCVLFAPVVDATARRAGLPRVPYLLALAMGANAGSAMTLAGNPQNMLVAHLSGLSYRDYLLRGGPAGFLALLVTAATLHFLFRKRLVVSSATTPVEPAAIAAPRSRGELALALVVLLGVSIAFLAGANLAFAALTGAAALLVLRRRDPTSLFSGVTWTVLVFFGALFIVAAAFQRTGLVDEALAAARPYIPADPGASMVALSAMFTLGCQVVSNVPFILLAEPMIRTLPDPTLAWTVTAIATTLAGNLTLLGSVANIIVVEAAHAEDEIGFVTYLRAGLPVTITSMIVAIGYLLLAG
- a CDS encoding efflux RND transporter permease subunit, with translation MSLTEACLRKPVLAWMMMLATIVFGLVAATRIGISQFPDVDFPTINVNVTWEGAAPEVVENDIVEIIEEAVVQVEGVKSITSSSRQGSASITVELDLARSVDAALQDVQAKVSQAQRRLPPNIDPPVISKSNPEDQPIMWVGLSGPYPPQTLADYARYRVKEKLQTVPGIGEVTLGGYLERNVRVWFDADKLAAKNITVTDVMAALRREHVEMPAGRLETAGREVNVRVLGEALDLDTLRRIVVRESDGVATYIEDVALIEDGFEDVRRMSRVNGQPAQGMGIRKQRGSNAVAVANGVKERLDEIRKTLPEGMELAINFDSTRFIEQSVHEIELELILAVVLTALVCWLFLGSLSSTLNVILAIPMSLLGTVAAIYFLGFTLNTFTLLGLSLAVGIVVDDAIMVLENIFRHAEQGKDRVRAAREGTAEITFAALAATVAVIAIFIPVIFMEGVMGRFFLQFGVTLCIAVAFSYVEAITLAPARCAQLLVTSREGRSKVGVFVDEAFEKLGKGYGWLLARGLRFPSLVLLSSVGLFVGAVFAFKALPGEFVPSQDQSRLMVRLTTAVSSDIHETNKIVSKAEAIVNNAPEVQRALVIVGGFGSGAVNSGMIFTTLVPRDQRKLKQNEFAAVLRKELNSIPGVRAVVQDLSQSGFTASRGFPVEFSIRGPEWSELVRHSERMKAELQAAGLVVDLDSDYQLGMPELRIVPDRARAADLGISVEEIATTLNALVGGARVGKYSAGGRRVDVRMRLLASQRSRPEDLARLKIRTNTGELVPLSTLVKYEERPALQAITRRDRERAITIFGNVAPGKSQSDALALVEKMAKDVPTGYHVVLGGASVAFRESMGGLVFALILGIIVAYMVLASQFNSFLHPVTVLTILPLSVAGAAFALLLMKQTLNIFSMIGIVLLMGIVKKNSIILVDYALELRKEGKNALDAMLEAGPVRLRPILMTSIATLMAAVPSALALGEGSEVRAPMAIAVIGGLVISTGLSLLVVPAFYVVADRVASRLARFRRASAPPIAEPVPPPPHA
- the ribA gene encoding GTP cyclohydrolase II, whose amino-acid sequence is MYVPDVVIRPRLEILAKAPVPTQTGLFDMIVFRYGEQAAESGLSPDHVALVMGDVRGRSSVLVRVHSECLTSEVFGSLKCDCRGQLEAAQAEIARRGQGVVLYLRQEGRGIGLSNKIRAYDLQSRGHDTVDANRLLGLPDDARDYAPAAAMLEHLGVASIQLMTNNPLKVQALRQFGTRVETREPSIVGTNPFSQGYLEAKRQRMGHALPALDAALHASAEGIDAE
- a CDS encoding metallophosphoesterase family protein encodes the protein MYILHLSDLHVTEPGQTLDDVWMHPAQALGTLHPAPFDFVVVSGDLTQRGSADEYDELLEFAEHRVLPLVAGRERARVIFVPGNHDVDWGAEIGEPVRATTLRTAHDFDLLEQEMQRLKRSPDLSDLRIDVGRYGHLDLVKLRVGAEYNKRFANVQRFFDRFYGESLDGRGRTFDLLDANEREHWSAHVFPSEKVAFFGFNSCHRNDKYWTGACISTRAVSAARDFANGLDRDTLRVAVWHHGFTSERGRPDYLTLQDVGTLYAAGFRIGFHGHTHQESSKLVELFKSRFVIISTGSLGSAAHERPGAVGNQFSVVRLSPSTVSVEVYERDGEAGEYALEPKRKYFEVNWEPVAQAERFVKAREHTRIWSVGDDGIALVEVELRDFVAPVETPIAVLEPPYNNVQAEPRATTWRGRRDVKEEALGGGRVRFMLQGADKTERYLTWSYHLSNAVALTQAELNLLEKRDRWYPNLIDGYDVRSHVVRFESDHLTLALVFAESSGATIEDAYPMVERCYEQFGEQRWEPVEFEQERCRSHFIVGKAHVELKIPGPIVGYRYSLAYRPGGLGKEYPEAAKWTARALLERCCGKPMSLQSMSAKLTEAVGTAILKIATASPWGAQTVPITKGLLGERGSWMGMIWDASLRLLCPAFGQFWPQSWAARFACGSGVAGHAFRFNKTAAWHRDANATTSIIYQPSPDHHRLFARNYRWILCFPLRLAPEEESSLGVVGLASEEENTQVERALGHLARAICTETLDPEAAKLRRMLETVVNVVFWTLVAEAKDGLSESEQRYPRHVLKSLLSSATD